From the Polaribacter tangerinus genome, the window TCAATTTAGAGATAATATGATTCTATTAATTGAGAAAGCTAGAGAAAGAGGTATTGTTCCTATTGTGATGAACAACTACTCAAGAGGTGATTACGACAGCGAAGATTATACATATATAAAAAAAATAAACTTATTAATTCATGAATGGAACGTACCCAGTATTAATTTACTTGGAAGTAACGACAACGGAAATGGAAACTGGGTAAATAATTACTGGAAAGATTCCTATCATCCAAATAATTTTGGACATCTTGAATTTTTCTACTCAATTGTTCCATCTCTTTTTGATGCTTTGGAAAAAAAGAAACCAATGCCTAAATTTATTGATAATACCCATTTAAAAATGGGTCCTAATCATAATTATAAAGAGTTACAATTTATTCCAGAAAATATTACACATTCTTTTACAACATCATTTGATATAAAAACCTCAAAAAAAGGAAAACTACTATCTATTATTAAAGATGATTCTGAAATTGGCAGCATATTTATAGATGATATGAATAAAATTATTTATAGGACTATTTCAGAAAACTCAATTATTAGTAATGTTTTAGTTAATGATAACTCCTGGCATAAAATAACACTTACACACTTTTATGCAAGCAAAAAAACAATATTATACATAGATGGTATAGAGCAAGGTTTAATAAATCAACAAATAGCCATACACAAACTATTACTTAATTACATAAATAATAATGATACTATAGAATATAGAAATTGGTTTTTTTACCGGTCTGGAATGAATAAAGAAGAAATATTATCTCTAAATAATAATACAATGTTAAAATCTAGTTTAGAACTATATGCTCCATTAGATGAAACTATTCAAGATGAGGAAAAGTCATTAATAAATTTAGCACAAAGCACAAATAAAATATCAAAATCAGAAGCTTCATTAAGTACACATAATATTAAAAATAAAGAATTTAAAATTGAACTATTAAATCATCCTAATAAAGAAGAATTAACAATAAAATTTTTTAATAAAATTAATAGTAATATTGAAATTTCAGTATATAATTTGGCTGGAAGTAAACTGTATCATCAAAAACAAAATAATTTACAAACAGGTAGTTTTAATAAAACTATTAACACACAGAATCTTAAAAAAGGGGTTTATATAATTCAACTGAAAATTAATAATAACAATATTTTTAAAAAATTTTTAAAACCTTAGTTGATTTCTTAAACAATTTAAAATCAAAAATTATTTCTATTCCTTGTTCTAAATACTCATTCCTATAATAAAATTATTTCTCTTTAATAGTGAATTAAAAAAGTGTAAAAACATGTAAAACACCGTTTTCAGTCGTTTTACATTGTATTACACTTCATAACATCTTTTTTTTGTTACTTTTATATAATCAGGGCTAACGGGCTGTTTTTATTTTTAAAAATAATAATTATTTTATAAAATAATTTTACAGAAAAGGCGTGAGTGCTTTTCACTTACGTTTAAAAGTGATTTTAATTAGTGAATAATTATTTACTGAAAGAAATACAAATTACATTGCACTAAGAAAATAAGAGTGTTAAACTTCTTCTTCATTATTTTCTTTTTGATAGTTAACGATTAAAACCGCAACTAATGTTGTAATTAAAACTGCTGCAACAGCAATTATAATATAATTAGATTCTTGTGAATAATTCTTTCTTGGATACTCTCTATTTTCTGCTATCCAGCTTGGCAGCATCTCTATTGGCATAGACTCTCTCATCTTAATTTATTTTTATAGATTTCAATAATTAATTGATTGCTTGTGTTCCTAAACAAGCGGTAATAGTAGTCATACAAAAGATAAAACTTGTTAGTTCCATCTTCAGAAACTCCTGTATGATTTTTAGTTAAAAACCCCTCTGCTTTTAAAATATCTAAGTAACATTTAATAGGTTCTTTTTTTTGGCTTTCAACACTAGCTATATAATGTTTTTCTAAAACTCTATTATTTAACCTGAGCTGCTTTTCAGTGGCTGTTCTATTCTTGTTTTTTTCTTTTCGTTTTGTTTGATTGTAATCAAAATCATAATGCCGTTTATCAATATAAAGTTGGTCTTTACGATTCGGCTGAAATTCATGACCACAACCACACTTGCACTCTCTTATCTGAATAGGGCTTGGATGATATTGTTCTGCTGTAATTCTTGTGTTATTTTTCATAACTCTTAATTTTTATACTCTTATCTTTATTTTAAAATAATTACACTACGTGGCATAATTAATACAAATATAATTACTTTTGTTTTATATATTGTAATTTTCATATATTTGTAAAAAATAATTTTTAAAATGACAATCGAAGAAATTAAAAATATAGGGAACATTGTTTTCGATAATCGTGATATTAGCCCAACACAACTAGGTATTACCTCTAGAAAAATAAATTATTGGTTAGACCACAATTTAGTGCCTTTTGTAGAAAAACATCAAAAAGTTACGGATACAGATACAATTTCTAAAGAGGCTGCCACAAAAACAAAATGGATACGACTAAATTTATCACAGGCTGTATGGGTTTGCATTATTGATACACTATCCTCTTTTGGAGTATCAGCAGACAAAATACACACTTTAGGAAAATCCATTTGGCATGAACCAAGAGTTGATAAATATGCTGATAAGGTATTTAAAGAGCATATTAAAGAGAATAAACACCAATTACCAGACGATGTAATTCAAACTTTAAAACAAATAGTAGCAGACGAATACTGGATGAAAGATTTTAGAACTCTTATCAATCCATTTACAGACATGTTAAAATCAGCTATTTTAAGAGAGTCTATGCCGCATACGTTATTATATGTCCCACAGACTAATGATTTCGACTTCCTTTATGGTGATGCAAACCTAAGCCTAAAACTTAGTAGTGTTTACATGCAACACCCTATGTTATCAATACCACTGATACCATTACTTGCTAAAGTACTGGCAGTAGATTTTGGAAATAAGAAAAAGGAGCTTTCTTACCTCTCTGAAATCGAAAAACAGATTAGAGATATTATCGTTTTTAAAAAACCTAAAGTAGTTGAAATCGCTTTTGAGAACGAAAACATCAAACCTATTATAGTTACAGAACAACATAAAACAAGAGAACAGTTAGCAAAATATATCTTGGAGAATAAAATAGCAAAAGGCGCAAAACTTCTTATTGATATCAGGGCGCAAGGAAACTATAAATTAACATTGATAAAAAACTAATGAAGATAGAAGTAGCACAGATTCGGTTCCTGCAAATTCAGCCCGATTTAATACGAATCCGTTATGGACCGAAACTTAAATCAAGAGGCCTTCAAATTCAAAGAAAATTGTTTAAGTACTGAGATTTCATTTGATGAAAACGATGCTCAAACCCTCAAAAAAAGACAACAAGTAAAAGAAAAATTAACAAAAAATACAGAAATAACTCAAGATATAGACGAACTTCTAACTTCTATAGAACAGTATTGTTTTATCATACTTCAATCATTAAACTAATGTAATTATGAATACCCTGCAAAGATTTCAGAAATTTAGCCCAGAGCAAGAAGCTATCGGGACAAATAAAAAGGCAATTATTTACACTAGAGTTTCTACTAAAGAACAAGCAGACACCAATACAAGTCTGGGAACTCAGAAAAAATATTGTGAAAACTATGCAAAGTCAAATGGCTATGAGGTTGTTGGTTATTTTGGTGGCACGCATGAATCTGCAAAAAGTGATGATCGAAAAGAGTTTAAGCGAATGTTGAAATATGTTCGCCAAAGCGGAAACGTTGGTTACATTATTGTGTATTCTTACGACCGCTTCTCTAGAACTGGTTCCAGTGCCGCTCAAATATCACATGATTTATTTAAGCAAGGTATTCAAGTAAAAGCAGTCACTCAAGAAGTTGACACAACCTCTGCGGCAGGTAAGTTTCAGCAAAACTTATTTTTTATGTTTAGTCAGTTTGATAATGAACTACGAAAAGATAAAACCATTACCGCTATGAGCGATTTGGTTAGAAAAGGCTACTGGCTTTGGGCTCCTCCTTTAGGATATGTAAATAATAAAAAATACCACAAAGCAGTAGAATGGGACATTACCATCAATCAAACAGGAGAACAACTAAAAAAAGCGTTTAAATGGAAGGTAGAGAAAAAATATTCGAATGTAGAAATTGTAAATAAACTTCAGTTATTAGGTGTAAAAATAAATGAAAGACGCTTAGGAGAACTCTTTAAAAACCCTTTTTACTGTGGTATTTTGATAACAAAAATGCTTCCTGGTGAAGTTATTTTAGGAAATCACAAGCCTTTGGTATCTAAAGAAGATTTTTTAAAGATCAATTCTGAAGAATCTGCACATCCTAAAACTCACAAAACCGACAATATTAACCTGCCTTTAAAGCAATTTATTTATTGTGAGACTTGTAAAAAACCTTTGACAGGTTATTTGGTTAAAAAGAAAAATTTATATTACTATAAATGCAGAACCAAAGGTTGTGGTTGCAACAAATCTGCTAATAAAATTCATCAAGATTTTTCAAAGATGTTGGATGGTTTTCAAGTAGACCCAAAATACAATGATACAATTAAAGAAGTGATGTTGTATACTTATGACAATCTTACAAAAGAATTAAGAACAGAAGAAGCACAATTAAAAAAACAATTAAACGAAGTCAATGAAAAAATAGATGCAATAGAAGAACGGTTTGCAGTAGGAGAAATAGACACAGATATCTATCAGAAATTTAAATCGAAATACACAGCAACCCAAAAACAAATTTCTACAACTTTAAGCCAATCGGCTATTTCGAGTTCGAACCTTACAAAAGCCATCGATGTAGCTTTAAAATTATCGACAAATATCAGTGATATATGGGCTTTAGGAGATTTGAAACAGAAAAAGAAAATTCAGAATTTGGTATTTCCATCCGGAATAGGTTATGACAAGCAAAACGACGTAGTTCGAACCTTAAAAACAAATTCACTATTCTCTGTTATGCCAATAATACAAAAGGAACTCTTAAAAACAAAAAACGGAAAATCAATTCAAATGAATCAATTCTCCGTTAGAGTGAGCCCTGAAGGATTCGAACCTTCGACCGCCTCCTTAGAAGGGAGGTGCTCTATCCAGCTGAGCTACTAATTACCAGTCACTTAACCATTAATTAATATTTAATGTGTCAAAAGTGTGCCAAATGAAAGTAATTTATCCAAGAGTAAAGATTAATTCTTCAAGTAGAGTTTACGTAGTATTTTATCAAAACAACAAACGCTATAGATTGTTTAATGGTTCTAAGATTAATTCTGAAATCTACCCTAACTCCTATCCTATTTCTAAACGAATTGAAATGGGGAACCTTTTAGCATCAGAAGTATATAAATTTTTGATAAGTGGTTTAACTCTAGAACAGATTAAAGTATCCAGTCTTATAAAGCCTAATATGACAGATAAGGATTACTTAATAGTAGCGTTAGAAAACAAACTAAAAAAAAACTATACCAAGAAATATAAAGAAATGTTACAGTTTATATTTAACAGACTTATTGATGAACTAAATGACTCCCATATTCAACCTCTGCACATAGAGACAGTATTAAATAAATACAATTCAGAAAGTTCCTACAACACCTATAGATTGAGGTTATGCTCATTGATAAATGAAGCAAGAAAAATAGGTATGACTTCCAATCCAATGCAAAGAATAAAGTCAAAAAGAACAAAAGCTCAAATGCACAAACCCTTTAAAAATGTCAATGTAATACTTGAAGCTATTAAAGCATATAATAAACATCTATACCTATGCTGTTTAATGACATATGGATGCCTTTTAAGGCCTCATAGAGAAATAAGAGAACTTACTTGGTCAGACTTTTCAGATGACCTCAAATACATTCATTTGTCTGGTAGTAGAAATAAATCTGGTAGGAATAGAATTGTTCCTGTACCAAAGTATGTTAGAGATATTCTTGTAAAAGGAGAACGGCATCATAATATCTTTTCAGGTAAACCCAAACCTTTAAATAAAGACTATTTTAAAACCCTTTGGAGCCGTTTTAAGAGACAATCAAACATACTTGAACAAGGACAAACCCTATACTCTTTTAGGCACTCAGGAGCTATAGAGATCTTTAAAAGAACTGGTTCTATAACCAAACTACAGAAAGCTATGGGGCATTCATCTATAAATGTTAGTTTAACCTACTTGAGGGGTCTAGAAATAGCTGAATTGAAGGAGGAGGATATGCCTATTGTTTGACATATGTAACGTTATTTGAACCATACATTCCTCCTATCCATTTTATTGAATTTTCAGATACTTTTTCAAATTCATAACGAAATTCACTACCTGCAATAGTAGTAATTGTTAAATATCTTGTATTGGATATTTCTTCATATACATTAAAATCAGTTACTTGACTATAAGTTTGCTCGTAGCAAGTGGTAATATTTCCAGAGGCTAAACAAAAATCACTATCTCTAAATTCAAATCCTGAAGTTACTGGAACATTTGGAATTATCCAAACTCCCTGAATCCAGCTAGGTGGATTATAATTGTTGTCTGACATTGCACTCTCACTATCATCACTACTGGTACATGAAAATAATATAACTAAACTAAACAATAAGATTATTTTTTTCATAATATTTTTTTTTCAAATATAATATTTTTATTTGAATTTGAATTTGAATTTGAATAAATGTACTGTAAAACCTGAAATAGAGTATATTAAATTAACAATTATAGCTATATAAATATATATAGACGTGAAATTTTTATTTTTTAACTTTACCTAATAAAATTGTTTCTCAGTGATTCCCATAGAGGGGGACATACGCTTTTAATATGTATATGGGGAGTTGTAAAAGGACACCCAACTTAAACTTAACACACAATAAAATGAAACACCTTTTTCACAGTATATACCTTTTATCAGATAATAAAAGTTTTTCTTTAGATTGTTGGAACCTCATAGAGGACAATCTTTGGTTATTAGCTCATTTTGGAGATTTAGAAATAATATCTAAAAAGATTATGTATGCCAAACTACCGAGAAAAAATGAAGGCTCTATTGACAAAAGTAAAAGACACACACTTAGAAAAAAAGTAAACAATACAATAGAATTACTAGAGTACTTGTGTAAAAGAAAAATTTATATTTATTCTATAGAGATTGAATTCAAAAATAAAACGAGAATAAAGCTTTTTAGTAACTTGTATTTTAATATTAATACAAACAGTACAGAAGACAGAAACTCTTTAATAAACCTGTTTATGAAGGTTTCTGGTATGCCTCAGTTTGACATAGATACTTTAAAACCAAATTATGAGTATTATTTGGGATATAAAACAGCTCCTGTAAAGAGTAATTTTGCCATGCCAAGTGAGTTTTGGAGTAAAGAAAATAGAGATGCCTGGTATAGTGATAGTTTTTAAATTATGGTTATAGCTATGTACTGCAAAAAAAATTATAAATTAACTTTATTAAAAATCGTCAAATAATAATTTAATTATTGTTTTAAAAATCCTTGTGCCTTTTACTAAATGAAAGTTTGCAATATATACTTTTCCATAACCTTTCTTTTTTTCTAAAACTCTGTAGTGCAACAAATCTTTTTCAACTAACAAATTTAATTTTTCCTTAACAGACTGTTGTGAACTTTTTGTTAATCTTGACAATGAATTAGATGTATGAGGTTTATTATTTTTGTCCAAACAAATATTATAGTCTTGTTCCAAATTACATGACATAAAAATAAATAAAGCTAGATCCACCTGTCTTATGCCAGACCTAATTAGTTTTCCTAAAGCAGATGTATCTATATGAAAATAAGAGTTATATTCATATAAAATTTCACTCGGTTTACCTACAACATTAGTACTCCCGTCAAATAGTCCATTCAAAAAAATATTGAAAATTTGCCCTTTTTTCAAAAAATTTGGATTTACTACGTATACTTTCCTATTATATCCAACTTGCTTAATAGCCCCATAATATAGCAAGCCAAGTTTTATTAGCCTATTTAGCTTAATCTTTACTGGTTGTTCTCTTTGATTAATCATTTTTGCTATAGAGGCAGTTGAATGAGGCTTGCCATTTTCAGCAAGACATATATTTTGACCTTGTACTAGGTTTAAAGACATGCAAAGAATTAAAGCGAGATCTACATCTTTTATTCCAATGGCAATTAAATCTCTTAATTTATCATTATTAATATAGTTGAAACTAGAATAGTTTACTGAAAATTCTTCTCTAGAAATCTTCTTTAATAAAACTGAATTTGAGATATCAAATGATTCACCTGTTGTAGTATCTACTATTTCATTACCAACTACAGGTAACTCAATATAATTATAGTACTCTTTTATTACACCCATAAAAAATTCAAATTAACCTATTTAAATGAATAAAATGTTTCAAAATAAATTTATAAAACATTAAAAATCAATATGTTATTAAATTATTCTTTTAATATTAGTACAAACTATAGTTTATATACTTATTTTATCTACAAAAGGAATAAAAGATCTTTCAAATTTTGGTAAATTTTCTACTAAAAATTCACTCATTTTATCCCAGTCTTCAGCTTGAAATAAATTTACATTATCCATAACAACTCTTATTCTACTAGATTTACTATCTGGTAATTCTTCCCAAAATAAATCACTACCAAAACTTTCTTCTATCTCTTTTTTACTTTTTAATAATTGGCTATAAATAATCTTATTCTCTTGCTTAGAAGCTCTAGACATTAAAAATTCAATAGCAGTGTATTTTTTTGTAATTATCATTACAAATGAAAGACCTGTTTTACCAGCTCCTGTGCTCAACCAATGATCTTTAGTTGGATTTACATTTGAAAACAATGCTGTTCCTTTAAGCTGAGGTAATAGTTGTCTCCAAAAAGCCTTTCTTATTTCAAACCTGCTTTTACTATCTACCTGATTACCATTTGAAAACTTGATAATTAATTCATCCTCCATTTCAAACAATAATAATAATTTCTCTAGAATAACAAACTTTGAATTACTATCCATGTTGGTTTCTATAAAATACCCATTTCTTAACTCATGAGGAGTTCTAAAATCATTCCTAGTTTTATTTATTTTAAAAGAATTCTGATCTTGTAATAATAGTTGTGGATTCTTTTCAAATAGAACATCAATTACGTAAATGTACATTTGAGAAATTGCAGTTTCTTCAACTTTTGTGTCTTCTAATATAAAATATTCTAATTTTTGATGCGTTGGACTTCCTGCATCAAAAATACTAACCTCAGCATTTTCACCCTCTTCTTGATATTCTACTTCAGGATACTCCCAAATGTTTAAAAACCTCTCATATATAATGCTAAACCTATCTTTATAATCATTAACAGTCCAATTCTCTAGACCTTTTAAATAATCATTTAACCAAAGTCTACTATATTTATAACCTTGCTCTCCATTATTGGTATTCATGTCTCTCTTTGCTTTAAAAGACTTATTACTTAGA encodes:
- a CDS encoding tyrosine-type recombinase/integrase, whose product is MKVIYPRVKINSSSRVYVVFYQNNKRYRLFNGSKINSEIYPNSYPISKRIEMGNLLASEVYKFLISGLTLEQIKVSSLIKPNMTDKDYLIVALENKLKKNYTKKYKEMLQFIFNRLIDELNDSHIQPLHIETVLNKYNSESSYNTYRLRLCSLINEARKIGMTSNPMQRIKSKRTKAQMHKPFKNVNVILEAIKAYNKHLYLCCLMTYGCLLRPHREIRELTWSDFSDDLKYIHLSGSRNKSGRNRIVPVPKYVRDILVKGERHHNIFSGKPKPLNKDYFKTLWSRFKRQSNILEQGQTLYSFRHSGAIEIFKRTGSITKLQKAMGHSSINVSLTYLRGLEIAELKEEDMPIV
- a CDS encoding GDSL-type esterase/lipase family protein; its protein translation is MKKIFYFTLFILSVQLYSQENVQSFLIDFGTNDGTNGNITLSPDNNGNSWNNSIDATTAAQTVKLVNQKGESSNYNLNIIREMFTNGILNGGLLSPNYTLNDLATKTATQDYFFTNDSGKIILSGLNPNHSYKFKVFASRESTQERITKYLFKGKNEKIGFLKTSGLNIGGNGYNGNKNNTYLSEYIYPNNAGQIEIIISRNTGSFGYLNALKILEYSNIDNCDTIDKFKISILGSSVAKGVGADNLEGYAYQYTKLLNERYNDDIGKEWKVVNISISGNNTIDVLSRWENDLLNECGSYVVYGLSLGNEGIRYGGQSKFNQFRDNMILLIEKARERGIVPIVMNNYSRGDYDSEDYTYIKKINLLIHEWNVPSINLLGSNDNGNGNWVNNYWKDSYHPNNFGHLEFFYSIVPSLFDALEKKKPMPKFIDNTHLKMGPNHNYKELQFIPENITHSFTTSFDIKTSKKGKLLSIIKDDSEIGSIFIDDMNKIIYRTISENSIISNVLVNDNSWHKITLTHFYASKKTILYIDGIEQGLINQQIAIHKLLLNYINNNDTIEYRNWFFYRSGMNKEEILSLNNNTMLKSSLELYAPLDETIQDEEKSLINLAQSTNKISKSEASLSTHNIKNKEFKIELLNHPNKEELTIKFFNKINSNIEISVYNLAGSKLYHQKQNNLQTGSFNKTINTQNLKKGVYIIQLKINNNNIFKKFLKP